A window of the Malaclemys terrapin pileata isolate rMalTer1 chromosome 6, rMalTer1.hap1, whole genome shotgun sequence genome harbors these coding sequences:
- the PSAT1 gene encoding phosphoserine aminotransferase — MDAQRQVVNFGAGPAKLPRSVLLEAQKELVDYKGLGISVLEMSHRTSDFSKIINTAENLLRELLNIPENYKVLFLQGGGSGQFSAVPLNLIGLKEGRCADYVVTGAWSAKAAKEAEKYAKVNIVHPKLGSYTKIPDTSSWNLKPDASYVYYCANETVHGVEFDFVPDVRGTVLVCDMSSNFLSRPVDVSKFGVIFAGAQKNAGCAGVTVVIVREDLLGFALKECPIVLDYKVQAGNGSLYNTPPCYSIYIMSLVLEWIKNNGGTPAMDKQSSVKSQMIYDIIDKSNGFYVCPVEKKSQSRMNIPFRIGNIRGDEALEKKFLDKAVELNMISLKGHRSVGGIRASLYNAVTIEDVQKLAAFMRSFMQMHQP; from the exons ATGGACGCTCAGAGGCAGGTGGTTAACTTCGGCGCGGGACCCGCCAAGCTGCCGCGCTCG gtatTGCTAGAAGCACAGAAAGAATTGGTGGACTACAAAGGACTTGGTATAAGTGTACTTG AAATGAGCCATAGGACATCTGATTTCTCAAAAATTATAAACACAGCTGAAAACCTCTTACGTGAATTGCT AAATATTCCAGAAAACTACAAAGTCCTTTTCCTCCAAGGGGGTGGGTCTGGTCAGTTCAGTGCTGTTCCACTTAACCTTATTGGACTAAAAGAAGGAAGATGTGCAGATTATGTGGTTACTGGAGCTTGGTCAGCAAAGGCAGCTAAGGAGGCAGAGAAATATGCCAAAGTGAACATTGTTCATCCTAAACTTGGAAGTTACACAA AAATTCCTGACACAAGCAGCTGGAATCTTAAACCGGATGCCTCTTATGTCTACTACTGTGCTAATGAGACTGTTCATGGTGTGGAGTTTGACTTTGTACCTGATGTCAGAGGAACAGTCTTGGTGTGTGATATGTCATCAAATTTCTTGTCCAGACCAGTAGATGTTTCCAAG TTTGGTGTCATTTTTGCTGGTGCCCAGAAGAACGCTGGCTGTGCTGGAGTAACTGTGGTAATAGTGCGCGAGGATTTGCTGGGGTTTGCACTTAAAGAATGCCCTATAGTATTGGACTACAAAGTACAAGCAGGAAATGGCTCATTATATAACACTCCTCCATGCTACAG TATCTATATCATGAGTTTGGTCCTGGAATGGATAAAGAACAATGGTGGGACTCCAGCTATGGATAAACAGAGTTCAGTCAAATCACAAATGATTTATGACATTATTGACAAATCCAATGGATTCTATGT ATGCCCTGTGGAGAAAAAGAGCCAAAGCAGAATGAATATTCCATTCCGCATTGGCAATATTAGGGGTGATGAAGCGCTGGAAAAGAAATTCCTTGATAAAGCTGTGGAATTGAATATGATCTCTCTGAAAGGACATCG ATCTGTGGGAGGAATACGTGCTTCTTTATATAATGCTGTGACAATAGAAGATGTTCAGAAGCTTGCAGCATTCATGAGAAGCTTCATGCAGATGCATCAGCCATGA